The following DNA comes from Mycobacteroides immunogenum.
ATTGGCCATGTCGCAGAACCCAATTGGGATCTGCGAGCGGGCGGCGGTACAAATGATCTTGGTGGTCATCGCCGGCCGGAAGGAACCACCCGGGAGTCAGAGAATCCGCGGCCGGAGAGAAGCGACAATCGAATGAAACGCACCCTCGCCGCCATGGTCGGCATCGCCCTATTGCTCGCCACCCCCGGGTTGGCGTCCGCTGATGTCCCGCGGAGCCCTGTGGATAGACAGCAGGTCATCAACGCGGTGATCGCGAGGGGACTCGCGCAACGTGGCGTGCCCTATACCTATGGCGGAGGCAACACCGACGGCCCCACCACCAGTACCGACACCTCGCCCGCCGCGCCGGCCTCGGCCGATGCGACGACGAGCCTGCTCGGGCTGATCCCCGCCCCGGTCGCCGCACCCACTCCGAAGGTTCCGGGATTCGACGCCTCGGGCCTGATGGTGTACTCGTATGCGGCCGCCGGCGTGAAGCTGCCTCGCCGGTCCGGTGACCAGTACAACGTTGGTCGCAAAATCCTTCCGGCGCAGGCCCTTCCGGGTGATCTCATCTTCTACGGACCCGACGGGACACAGAGCGTGACCATGTTCCTGGGAAACAACCTGATGCTGGAGGCGTCTGAACCCGCCGTGCAGGTCTCGCAGGTTCGCTTCAACGACATGGCCCCGTACCTGGTGCGTGTGATCGACTGATCGCCGACTGTCGGGCTTCTGCGCGGTCAGCGTTCGCGCAGAAGCTCGTCAATCCGGTCCAGCACCGCGGGCCATCCGACAAGGCACAACTGCCGGAACCGCATCTGATCGGTGTCGGCAGGCTGGAAACCGGTGGCATCGACCATCAGCCGGGTGCCCCTCGGATCTGGATTCAGCGTCCAGCACGAGTCGATGGAGATCGACCCGTCCCGGGTTGTCATCCGGTATGCCAACAGCTCATCGTCGACCACCTTGGTGAAGCTACCGTCGATCTCGCCCACGAAACCGCTTCCCATGAACGGGAAGACGCTGAACGAAAAGGTAAGTCCAGTCTCATATCTCGCAGTCTCGAAATCTTTGATCCACTGCCCGAATAGATGCGGTGAGACAAGGATCGACCAGACCCGGTGAGCCGGATAAGGGTAGTGATGATCGAACTTGACAGTCGTGAGGTCCCCAACCTGCTCCGTCACCCAAATACACCTTTCGTGCGCACCACCCACCAAGCGAGCCGACGCACAACAACCTAATCCGAATGCCCCGCCCGCGCGTGATCTTGATCGTGCTGGTGGCATCATCGGCCTGTGAGCGCGGTGGACCAGTCAGCCTTCGGCCCCTTCTTCACCGTCCAGACACATGTCGCGGGGGAGAAGCCCGAACCTCCGTGGCGGTTCTTGTCGGACCTGGCCGATGGGTCGGGCGCGCTACGGGATCGGATCGAGGCTGTCCGGCGCAATCTCGCCGACCGTGTCGCGAAAAGCCCGGACGGGGTCGATCTGCGAGTTGCGGCCTCGGTCACCCATCTCGGCGTGATCGCGCGTGTCATCGCGCCGACCATTGCCGCCGTAGTGACCGGTGGCCCGCGCATCTCGCTAAAACTGAACGACGTGTGGTGGCAGGATCAATTGGGCGGCCCGTTTCCGCTATCCGTACTGCAGCAGCAAGTCGGCGAACGAGAAGCTGGGGACAACGGCCTCGGGTCTGCCGTGGAATCGGTGACACAGTGTGTGCTCGACGAGACCGGGGTAAGTGACCGTGTGCTGTGGGGAAACGTCGGATCGTCCGCCAACAGCGCGGCCCGGCTTATCGGCGCGGCACGGCCCGACCTGAGCGACGCCGCTCATGAGGCCGCGAACAGCTATCTGCGCGACGTGCGTGTCGATGGCGGAGCGTTGCGGGCCGGGCCGGCCTTTCGCCGGCGCAGCTGTTGCCTCATCTACCAG
Coding sequences within:
- the ripD gene encoding NlpC/P60 family peptidoglycan-binding protein RipD, whose protein sequence is MKRTLAAMVGIALLLATPGLASADVPRSPVDRQQVINAVIARGLAQRGVPYTYGGGNTDGPTTSTDTSPAAPASADATTSLLGLIPAPVAAPTPKVPGFDASGLMVYSYAAAGVKLPRRSGDQYNVGRKILPAQALPGDLIFYGPDGTQSVTMFLGNNLMLEASEPAVQVSQVRFNDMAPYLVRVID
- a CDS encoding SRPBCC family protein; the encoded protein is MTEQVGDLTTVKFDHHYPYPAHRVWSILVSPHLFGQWIKDFETARYETGLTFSFSVFPFMGSGFVGEIDGSFTKVVDDELLAYRMTTRDGSISIDSCWTLNPDPRGTRLMVDATGFQPADTDQMRFRQLCLVGWPAVLDRIDELLRER
- a CDS encoding (2Fe-2S)-binding protein; this encodes MSAVDQSAFGPFFTVQTHVAGEKPEPPWRFLSDLADGSGALRDRIEAVRRNLADRVAKSPDGVDLRVAASVTHLGVIARVIAPTIAAVVTGGPRISLKLNDVWWQDQLGGPFPLSVLQQQVGEREAGDNGLGSAVESVTQCVLDETGVSDRVLWGNVGSSANSAARLIGAARPDLSDAAHEAANSYLRDVRVDGGALRAGPAFRRRSCCLIYQLTDDRSAVCGDCVLEPMTD